Proteins encoded in a region of the Streptomyces sp. NBC_00310 genome:
- a CDS encoding steroid 3-ketoacyl-CoA thiolase — protein MAAEPVIVEAVRTPIGRRGGALANLHPAYLLGETYRELLGRTGIPADCVEQIVGGTVTHAGEQSMNPARTAWLTMGLPYETAATTVDCQCGSSQQASHMVANMVSAGVIDVGISCGVEAMSRVPLGSGSKHGPGKPFPEEWNVDLPNQFEAAERIARHRGLTRENVDALGLVSQERAAAAWAEERFKKETFAVQVPTTEAEQGAGQGMWRLVDHDEGLRDTSMEALARLKPIMPTAVHTAGNSSQISDGAAAIMWASKRMARALKLRPRARIVAQALVGADPHFHLDGPIDATKAVLGKAGMSLKDIDLVEINEAFASVVLSWAQVFDQDLAKVNVNGGAIALGHPVGATGARLITTALHELERTDKEFALVTMCAGGGLATGTIIQRL, from the coding sequence ATGGCCGCGGAACCCGTGATCGTCGAAGCCGTACGCACCCCCATCGGCAGGCGCGGCGGAGCGCTCGCCAACCTGCACCCCGCCTACCTGCTGGGCGAGACCTACCGTGAACTCCTCGGCCGCACCGGCATCCCCGCCGACTGCGTCGAGCAGATCGTCGGCGGCACGGTGACCCACGCCGGCGAACAGTCCATGAACCCCGCGCGCACGGCCTGGCTGACCATGGGCCTGCCGTACGAGACCGCCGCGACGACGGTCGACTGTCAGTGCGGCTCCTCGCAACAGGCCTCGCACATGGTGGCCAACATGGTCTCGGCGGGCGTCATCGACGTCGGGATCAGCTGCGGGGTCGAGGCCATGTCCCGGGTGCCGCTCGGGTCGGGGTCCAAGCACGGGCCCGGGAAGCCGTTCCCGGAGGAGTGGAACGTCGACCTGCCGAACCAGTTCGAGGCGGCGGAGCGGATCGCCCGCCACCGGGGGCTCACCCGGGAGAACGTGGACGCCCTCGGGCTCGTCTCGCAGGAGCGGGCCGCCGCCGCGTGGGCCGAGGAACGGTTCAAGAAGGAGACGTTCGCCGTCCAGGTGCCGACGACCGAGGCGGAGCAGGGCGCCGGACAGGGCATGTGGCGGCTCGTCGACCACGACGAGGGACTGCGCGACACGTCCATGGAGGCGCTGGCCCGGCTGAAGCCGATCATGCCGACGGCCGTCCACACGGCGGGCAACTCCTCCCAGATCAGCGACGGCGCGGCGGCGATCATGTGGGCGTCGAAGCGGATGGCCCGCGCGCTGAAGCTGCGGCCCCGGGCGCGGATCGTCGCCCAGGCGCTGGTCGGCGCGGACCCCCACTTCCACCTCGACGGGCCGATCGACGCGACCAAGGCCGTGCTGGGGAAGGCCGGGATGTCGCTCAAGGACATCGACCTGGTCGAGATCAACGAGGCCTTCGCGTCGGTGGTGCTGAGCTGGGCGCAGGTCTTCGACCAGGATCTCGCGAAGGTGAACGTCAACGGCGGAGCGATCGCTCTAGGGCATCCGGTGGGTGCGACGGGCGCGCGGCTCATCACCACCGCGCTGCACGAACTGGAGCGGACGGACAAGGAGTTCGCTCTGGTGACGATGTGTGCGGGGGGCGGGCTGGCGACCGGGACGATCATTCAGCGGTTGTGA
- a CDS encoding cytochrome P450: MPCPALPDGFDFTDPDLLHHRVPLPEFAELRRTEPVHWIPQAPGIAGFADEGYWAVTRHADVKYVSTHPELFSSTVNTAIIRFNEHIERDAIDAQRLILLNMDPPEHTRVRQIVQRVFTPRAIRALEDNLRHRALNIAREAVAHAGPFDFVTEVACELPLQAIAELIGIPQEDRIRIFEWSNRMISYDDPEYAITEEVGQESAMELIAYAMNMAADRKQCPAKDIVTTLVAAEDEGNLTSDEFGFFVLMLAVAGNETTRNAITHGMHAFLTHPDQWDLYKRERPATAAEEIVRWAAPVNSFQRTATQDVELGGKPIRKGDRVGIFYASANHDPDVFTDPDTFDITRDPNPHLGFGGGGPHFCLGKSLAVLEIDLIFNAIADAMPNLRLVGEPSRLRSAWINGVKHLQVTTV, from the coding sequence ATGCCCTGTCCAGCGCTGCCCGACGGGTTCGACTTCACCGACCCCGACCTGCTGCACCACCGTGTCCCCCTCCCGGAGTTCGCCGAACTGCGCCGTACGGAACCGGTCCACTGGATCCCGCAGGCACCCGGCATCGCGGGCTTCGCGGACGAGGGCTACTGGGCCGTCACCCGGCACGCGGACGTCAAGTACGTCTCCACGCACCCCGAGTTGTTCTCCTCGACGGTCAACACCGCGATCATCCGCTTCAACGAGCACATCGAGCGCGACGCGATCGACGCCCAGCGCCTGATCCTGCTGAACATGGACCCGCCGGAGCACACCCGGGTCCGCCAGATCGTGCAGCGCGTGTTCACCCCGAGGGCGATCCGCGCGCTGGAGGACAACCTGCGCCACCGCGCCCTGAACATCGCCCGGGAGGCGGTCGCCCACGCCGGCCCGTTCGACTTCGTCACCGAGGTCGCCTGCGAACTCCCCCTGCAGGCCATCGCCGAGCTGATCGGCATCCCGCAGGAGGACCGCATCCGGATCTTCGAGTGGTCGAACCGGATGATCTCCTACGACGACCCCGAGTACGCCATCACCGAGGAGGTCGGCCAGGAGTCGGCGATGGAACTCATCGCCTACGCCATGAACATGGCCGCCGACCGCAAGCAGTGCCCGGCGAAGGACATCGTCACCACGCTGGTGGCCGCCGAGGACGAGGGCAACCTCACCTCCGACGAGTTCGGCTTCTTCGTGCTGATGCTGGCGGTCGCGGGCAACGAGACGACCCGCAACGCCATCACCCACGGCATGCACGCCTTCCTCACCCACCCCGACCAGTGGGACCTCTACAAACGTGAGCGCCCCGCGACGGCGGCCGAGGAGATCGTCCGCTGGGCCGCCCCGGTCAACTCCTTCCAGCGCACCGCCACCCAGGACGTCGAACTCGGCGGCAAGCCGATCAGGAAGGGCGACCGCGTCGGCATCTTCTACGCCTCCGCCAACCACGACCCGGACGTCTTCACCGACCCCGACACCTTCGACATCACCCGCGACCCCAACCCCCACCTCGGCTTCGGCGGCGGAGGCCCGCACTTCTGCCTCGGCAAGTCCCTGGCCGTCCTGGAGATCGACCTCATCTTCAACGCGATCGCCGACGCGATGCCGAACCTCAGGCTCGTGGGCGAGCCCAGCCGACTGCGCTCGGCGTGGATCAACGGGGTGAAGCACCTGCAGGTCACCACCGTCTGA
- a CDS encoding bifunctional glycosyltransferase 87/phosphatase PAP2 family protein, whose product MATEQSRPGGAVGTGLTAARLVAVRAVLWLVAAILAVRQVAVVLNTPKGERLTDLETWVGPSGVLHVNGSLYDSTRFTGTPFGGLVLKPLTRMAEQALGWGWTFGTLLLVVALGLVAARALPQPVTRRTALLAAPVAVTLLMLSLPVRNTLYLGQTSIIPVLLVLAGCFVVRGERTSGVFIGLAAAFQPTVLLFVPLLWFTGRKRAAASTGITFAGATALAWAAMPHDSYTYWVHHLAGVGLGGRADDLANQSLHGMLLRLGLTGPLEIVVFFALAAAVAVLGMRRAIHYARDGQLLLAVALTGCVVVAVSPTSWKHQLLWVLLAVVGRVGKKASSRYVWPVAVVLVMTLPAKMMVPNVGVLHPVRDDVVLLAALTAALVVPFLSRTSEYYRAPIPTEYAPKAETRFSWAPLLRRVATRPNLLLELLLIRVTYAAYQRTRLEATGSRATAEEHAGQVLAAEKALFIDIEHWFNHTVVGIGWLRDFFDFYYTSFHFVVPLTVLGVLYWRRPADYRWARTAIGFTTVLALVGFFFYPLAPPRLMPGLGIIDTIHGVQDFSRPDYGKLTELANQYAAMPSLHFGWSLWCGLTIALVAPKVWMRVLGLMHPFFTALAIVATGNHWILDAVGGAAVVGAGFGLTYLLTGPRTTAPRQGRGEPRDRPPATRGLSTAVQRGGGGKGEG is encoded by the coding sequence GTGGCGACGGAGCAGAGCAGACCGGGCGGTGCCGTGGGTACGGGCTTGACGGCGGCGCGACTGGTGGCCGTCCGGGCCGTGCTGTGGCTGGTCGCCGCGATCCTGGCGGTGCGGCAGGTCGCGGTCGTGCTGAACACACCCAAGGGCGAGCGGCTGACGGACCTGGAGACCTGGGTCGGACCCAGCGGCGTCCTGCATGTCAACGGCTCGCTGTACGACTCGACGCGCTTCACGGGCACGCCCTTCGGCGGCCTCGTCCTCAAGCCCCTCACCCGAATGGCGGAACAGGCGCTCGGCTGGGGCTGGACCTTCGGCACCCTCCTGCTGGTCGTCGCCCTCGGCCTGGTCGCCGCCCGCGCCCTGCCCCAGCCCGTCACCCGCCGTACGGCACTGCTCGCCGCGCCCGTCGCGGTCACCCTGCTGATGCTGTCGCTGCCGGTGCGGAACACGCTGTACCTGGGCCAGACCAGCATCATCCCCGTCCTGCTCGTCCTGGCGGGCTGCTTCGTGGTCCGGGGCGAGCGCACCAGCGGAGTCTTCATAGGGCTCGCCGCGGCCTTCCAGCCGACCGTGCTGCTGTTCGTGCCGCTGCTGTGGTTCACCGGCCGCAAGCGGGCCGCCGCGAGCACCGGGATCACGTTCGCCGGGGCCACCGCGCTGGCCTGGGCCGCGATGCCGCACGACTCGTACACCTACTGGGTGCACCACCTCGCCGGCGTCGGCCTCGGCGGCCGGGCGGACGACCTCGCCAACCAGTCCCTGCACGGCATGCTGCTCCGGCTGGGCCTTACGGGCCCGCTGGAGATCGTCGTCTTCTTCGCGCTGGCCGCCGCCGTCGCCGTACTCGGCATGCGGCGGGCCATCCACTACGCCCGCGACGGGCAGCTGCTGCTCGCCGTCGCCCTCACCGGCTGTGTCGTGGTCGCCGTCTCGCCGACGTCCTGGAAGCACCAGCTGCTGTGGGTGCTGCTCGCGGTGGTCGGCCGGGTCGGCAAGAAGGCCTCGTCACGGTACGTGTGGCCGGTCGCCGTCGTCCTGGTGATGACGCTGCCGGCGAAGATGATGGTGCCGAACGTGGGCGTCCTGCACCCGGTGCGCGACGACGTCGTCCTACTGGCCGCGCTCACCGCAGCCCTTGTCGTGCCGTTCCTGTCCCGTACCTCGGAGTACTACCGGGCGCCGATCCCCACGGAGTACGCCCCGAAGGCGGAGACCCGCTTCAGTTGGGCCCCGTTACTGCGCCGGGTGGCCACCCGCCCGAACCTGCTCCTCGAACTGCTGCTGATCCGCGTCACGTACGCCGCCTACCAGCGCACCCGCCTGGAGGCCACCGGCAGCCGGGCCACCGCCGAGGAGCACGCCGGGCAGGTCCTGGCCGCCGAGAAGGCCCTGTTCATCGACATCGAACACTGGTTCAACCACACGGTGGTCGGGATCGGCTGGCTGCGGGACTTCTTCGACTTCTACTACACCTCGTTCCACTTCGTGGTCCCGCTGACCGTCCTCGGCGTCCTCTACTGGCGCCGCCCCGCCGACTACCGCTGGGCCCGCACGGCCATCGGCTTCACCACGGTCCTCGCGCTCGTCGGCTTCTTCTTCTACCCGCTGGCACCGCCGCGCCTGATGCCCGGCCTCGGCATCATCGACACCATCCACGGCGTCCAGGACTTCTCCAGGCCGGACTACGGCAAGCTGACCGAACTCGCCAACCAGTACGCGGCGATGCCGTCCCTGCACTTCGGCTGGTCCCTGTGGTGCGGCCTGACGATCGCGCTGGTCGCGCCCAAGGTGTGGATGAGGGTACTGGGCCTGATGCACCCCTTCTTCACGGCCCTGGCGATCGTCGCGACCGGCAACCACTGGATCCTCGACGCGGTCGGCGGCGCGGCCGTCGTGGGCGCGGGCTTCGGCCTGACGTACCTCCTGACAGGTCCCCGCACCACCGCGCCCCGCCAGGGGCGCGGGGAACCGCGCGACCGGCCACCGGCCACCCGCGGACTCTCCACGGCCGTCCAGCGCGGCGGCGGAGGCAAGGGCGAGGGGTAG
- a CDS encoding DUF2330 domain-containing protein has translation MKGFVRGRARPAEWAHGRRGARERLLVVVLALLGLQLASLVAPAYACGCGAMVPDDGRNMSVNRERSVVRWDGREEQILMSLTVSGDARTAAWIMPVPNRATVKLGDAAVFDRLDEETAPVHERREYFWPRSHDWPFDMFESDGMAGDAAPRDPRSSVDVVGRERLGPFDVARLTATDSGALGDWLDENGFALPDRLDTALEPYVRRKWEYVAIRLAPEDSEGSEGSEGSEGTPLSGTLDPLHLTFASDEPVYPMRLSRLAATPQALGLYVLAEHRMEPGSAIGGNEPEVTFAGRLGAPVGTLGDLTAGGTDFLTAVEQDFPRPELISGDHTLRRAAADDTYRKVIYVDEMWTVWGIPGWLVSFGIGIAVLAIKAVAVAIVLKRNAKRQLPPLPPPGAVFMPPGAYPPGAPMPPGAYPQGPPTPMPVPPADTKSAPND, from the coding sequence ATGAAGGGTTTCGTACGGGGGCGCGCGCGTCCGGCGGAATGGGCGCACGGGAGGCGCGGGGCGCGCGAACGGCTCCTGGTGGTCGTCCTCGCCCTGCTGGGGCTTCAACTGGCATCGCTCGTGGCACCGGCGTACGCCTGCGGCTGCGGCGCGATGGTGCCGGACGACGGGCGGAACATGTCGGTGAACCGCGAGCGGTCCGTGGTGCGCTGGGACGGCCGCGAGGAACAGATCCTGATGAGCCTGACGGTCTCCGGTGACGCCCGGACGGCCGCCTGGATCATGCCGGTGCCGAACCGGGCCACGGTGAAGCTCGGCGACGCGGCCGTCTTCGACCGGCTCGACGAGGAGACCGCGCCCGTGCACGAGAGGCGCGAGTACTTCTGGCCGCGCTCGCACGACTGGCCGTTCGACATGTTCGAGAGCGACGGCATGGCGGGGGACGCCGCGCCCCGGGACCCGCGGTCCTCGGTGGACGTCGTCGGCCGCGAGCGGCTCGGCCCGTTCGACGTGGCCCGGCTGACCGCCACCGACTCCGGCGCCCTCGGCGACTGGCTCGACGAGAACGGCTTCGCGCTCCCGGACCGGCTGGACACGGCGCTGGAGCCGTACGTCCGGCGGAAGTGGGAGTACGTGGCGATCAGGCTGGCGCCGGAGGACTCCGAGGGCTCCGAGGGCTCCGAGGGCTCCGAGGGCACCCCGCTCTCGGGCACCCTGGACCCGCTCCACCTCACCTTCGCCAGCGACGAGCCGGTCTACCCGATGCGCCTGTCCCGCCTGGCCGCCACCCCGCAGGCCCTCGGCCTGTACGTTCTCGCCGAGCACCGTATGGAGCCCGGCTCCGCGATCGGCGGGAACGAGCCGGAGGTGACCTTCGCGGGACGCCTGGGCGCGCCCGTCGGCACGCTCGGCGACCTCACCGCGGGCGGCACGGACTTCCTCACCGCCGTCGAGCAGGACTTCCCGCGGCCGGAGCTGATCTCCGGCGATCACACGCTGCGGCGGGCCGCGGCCGACGACACCTATCGAAAGGTCATCTACGTGGACGAGATGTGGACCGTGTGGGGCATCCCCGGCTGGCTGGTGTCGTTCGGCATCGGCATCGCCGTACTGGCGATCAAGGCGGTGGCCGTCGCGATCGTGCTCAAGCGCAACGCGAAGCGGCAACTGCCGCCCCTACCGCCGCCGGGCGCGGTCTTCATGCCGCCGGGGGCCTACCCGCCCGGTGCGCCGATGCCGCCGGGGGCGTACCCGCAGGGTCCGCCGACGCCGATGCCGGTGCCGCCGGCGGATACGAAGTCCGCACCGAACGACTGA
- a CDS encoding O-methyltransferase, with amino-acid sequence MSESRTWDDVDVYFTTHLAPDDEALEAALRDNEAAGLPAIDVAANQGKFLHLLAQIQGARRILEIGTLGGYSTIWLGRALPADGRLISLEYSARHAEVACRNIARAGLDGLVEVRVGPALESLPKLTDENPEPFDLVFIDADKANNPHYVEWALKLTRAGSVIVVDNVVRGGRVADADSTEPDVRGTRAAIELIATHPKLSGTAIQTVGTKGYDGFALARVLD; translated from the coding sequence ATGAGCGAGTCGCGGACCTGGGACGACGTCGACGTCTACTTCACCACCCACCTCGCCCCGGACGACGAGGCCTTGGAGGCGGCGCTGCGCGACAACGAGGCGGCCGGACTTCCGGCCATCGACGTCGCCGCCAACCAGGGGAAGTTCCTGCACCTCCTCGCCCAGATCCAGGGTGCCCGCCGCATCCTGGAGATCGGCACCCTGGGCGGCTACAGCACCATCTGGCTGGGCCGGGCGCTGCCCGCCGACGGCCGGCTCATCTCCCTGGAGTACAGCGCCCGACACGCGGAGGTCGCCTGCCGCAACATCGCGCGCGCCGGGCTCGACGGGCTCGTCGAGGTACGGGTCGGCCCCGCCCTGGAGTCGCTGCCCAAGCTGACCGACGAGAACCCCGAGCCGTTCGACCTGGTCTTCATCGACGCGGACAAGGCCAACAACCCGCACTACGTGGAGTGGGCCCTCAAGCTCACCCGGGCCGGCAGCGTCATCGTCGTCGACAACGTCGTACGCGGCGGCCGGGTCGCCGACGCCGACAGCACCGAGCCGGACGTCCGCGGCACCCGGGCCGCCATCGAACTCATCGCCACGCACCCGAAGTTGAGCGGGACGGCGATCCAGACGGTGGGCACCAAGGGGTACGACGGGTTCGCGCTGGCCCGGGTGCTGGACTGA
- a CDS encoding J-domain-containing protein codes for MTERKPPGVSFESFVDKQIREAEARGDFTALPGVGRPLPDDDTTYDELWWIKRKMAREGLSVLPPTLALRKEAEDALAAAAEAPSEGAVRRIVTEINAKISEMMFKPPPGPPLGLKPYDVEVVVREWRERRESGRST; via the coding sequence ATGACCGAGCGAAAGCCACCCGGTGTCAGCTTCGAGTCCTTCGTCGACAAACAGATCCGCGAAGCGGAGGCGCGCGGCGACTTCACGGCCCTCCCCGGCGTGGGCCGACCGCTTCCCGACGACGACACGACCTACGACGAACTCTGGTGGATCAAGCGGAAGATGGCCCGCGAGGGCCTGTCGGTCCTGCCCCCGACGCTCGCCCTGCGCAAGGAGGCGGAGGACGCTCTCGCGGCAGCCGCCGAGGCCCCCTCCGAAGGCGCCGTCCGCAGGATCGTCACCGAGATCAACGCCAAGATCAGCGAGATGATGTTCAAGCCACCACCTGGACCGCCGCTGGGCCTGAAGCCGTACGACGTGGAAGTGGTCGTACGGGAATGGCGTGAGCGCCGGGAGAGTGGGCGGAGCACCTGA
- a CDS encoding GNAT family N-acetyltransferase, producing MTRMTTTWSVEDEPHDSPVAAALWRAYYTEVSDRWYLLHEGRVTDPDELEREVAADTGAYLSPPDGVLLVARYGGEPVGTAGVRLTDAATAELKRVFLLAEARGKGGAALLVKAAEDAARALGAERIVLDTRGDLVEARALYARLGYEESPPHNDHEYADHWFTKRLTWT from the coding sequence ATGACCCGCATGACGACCACCTGGTCCGTGGAGGACGAGCCCCACGACTCCCCCGTCGCCGCCGCGCTCTGGCGGGCGTACTACACGGAGGTCAGCGACCGCTGGTATCTGCTGCACGAGGGGCGCGTCACGGACCCGGACGAGTTGGAGCGCGAGGTCGCGGCGGACACCGGGGCGTACCTGTCACCGCCGGACGGGGTGCTCCTGGTGGCCCGGTACGGGGGCGAACCGGTGGGCACGGCGGGGGTACGGCTGACGGACGCCGCGACGGCCGAGCTGAAGCGGGTCTTCCTGCTGGCGGAGGCACGCGGCAAGGGCGGAGCCGCCCTCCTCGTCAAGGCCGCCGAGGACGCCGCCCGCGCCCTCGGCGCCGAACGGATCGTCCTCGACACCCGGGGCGACCTGGTGGAGGCCCGCGCGCTCTACGCCCGGCTCGGCTACGAGGAGAGCCCCCCGCACAACGACCACGAGTACGCGGACCACTGGTTCACGAAGAGACTGACGTGGACGTAG
- a CDS encoding MDR family MFS transporter has translation MTDDIDHATADGGDEAANTADDTAGRTPPPGPRGHGVPVAEGVPGGVMVSIGALLLGMLLAALDQTIVSTALPTIVSDLGGLEHLSWVVTAYMLAATAATPLWGKLGDQYGRKRLFQTAIVIFLIGSALCGMAQNMPQLIGFRALQGLGGGGLMVLSMAIVGDLVPPRERGRYQGLFGAVFGATSVLGPLLGGLFTEHLSWRWVFYVNLPVGAVALLVIAAVLRIPRKAERHVIDYLGTFLIASVATCLVLVASLGGTTWDWTSPQIIGLSALAVLLVVVFVAVERRAAEPVLPLKLFRVRTFTLSAVISFVVGFAMFGAMTYLPTFLQVVHGVSPTMSGVHMLPMVFGLLLSSTVSGQIVSRTGRWKVFPVVGTAVTTLGLLLLHQLDADSGDGEMSAYLFVFGLGLGLVMQVLVLVVQNAVSYEDLGVATSGATFFRSIGASFGVAVFGTVFAGHLGDKLTDALDGASLPSGVSVDGLKADPREIAELPAALRPSVLDAYASSITDVFVYAAPVAVVGFVLALFLREDRLRASVTAPDATETLASNPVERSSYDEVCRALSVLGSREGRREIYRKITARAGYDLLPAASWLLLRIRRYGWAEPAVLAERSAVPLDVIMAATRQVEERRLARRDGIDLVLTDSGQVAAERLSKAREDSLAELLGDWWGPDRPTDLVRLVEELNAELCGSDAERPHHEGAITRRPTTTTTSGTPPTPPAAPTSTSVSS, from the coding sequence ATGACCGACGACATCGACCACGCCACCGCCGACGGCGGCGACGAGGCCGCGAACACCGCCGACGACACCGCCGGACGCACGCCCCCGCCCGGCCCCCGCGGGCACGGCGTGCCCGTCGCCGAAGGTGTGCCCGGTGGCGTGATGGTCTCCATCGGGGCCCTGCTGCTGGGAATGCTGCTGGCGGCACTCGATCAGACCATCGTGTCGACGGCGCTGCCGACGATCGTGAGCGACCTCGGCGGGCTGGAGCACCTGTCGTGGGTGGTCACGGCGTACATGCTGGCCGCGACGGCGGCGACCCCGCTGTGGGGCAAGCTCGGCGACCAGTACGGCCGGAAGAGGCTGTTCCAGACGGCGATCGTGATCTTTCTCATCGGGTCGGCGCTGTGTGGAATGGCACAGAACATGCCCCAGTTGATCGGGTTCCGGGCCCTGCAGGGGCTCGGTGGCGGCGGGCTGATGGTGCTGTCGATGGCGATCGTCGGGGATCTCGTCCCGCCGCGTGAACGCGGGCGCTACCAGGGGCTCTTCGGCGCGGTCTTCGGTGCGACGAGCGTGCTCGGGCCGCTGCTCGGCGGGCTGTTCACCGAGCATCTGAGCTGGCGTTGGGTGTTCTACGTCAACCTGCCGGTGGGAGCGGTGGCGTTGCTCGTCATCGCCGCCGTGCTGCGCATCCCGCGCAAGGCCGAGCGGCACGTCATCGACTACCTCGGCACCTTCCTCATCGCCTCCGTGGCCACCTGTCTGGTCCTGGTCGCCTCCCTCGGCGGCACCACCTGGGACTGGACCTCGCCGCAGATCATCGGCCTCTCCGCCCTGGCCGTCCTGCTCGTCGTCGTGTTCGTGGCCGTCGAGCGGCGGGCCGCCGAACCCGTCCTGCCCCTCAAGCTGTTCCGTGTCCGTACCTTCACCCTCTCCGCTGTGATCAGCTTCGTCGTCGGCTTCGCGATGTTCGGCGCGATGACCTACCTGCCGACGTTCCTGCAGGTCGTGCACGGTGTGTCGCCGACCATGTCGGGTGTGCACATGCTGCCGATGGTGTTCGGGCTGCTGCTGTCCTCGACGGTCTCCGGGCAGATCGTCAGCCGCACGGGCCGCTGGAAGGTGTTCCCCGTCGTCGGCACGGCCGTCACCACGCTCGGCCTGCTGCTCCTGCACCAGCTCGACGCGGACAGCGGTGACGGCGAGATGAGCGCGTACCTCTTCGTCTTCGGGCTCGGGCTCGGCCTCGTCATGCAGGTCCTCGTCCTCGTCGTGCAGAACGCCGTCTCGTACGAGGACCTCGGCGTCGCCACCTCCGGCGCGACCTTCTTCCGGTCCATCGGCGCCTCGTTCGGGGTGGCGGTCTTCGGTACGGTCTTCGCCGGGCACCTCGGCGACAAGCTCACCGACGCCCTCGACGGGGCCTCGCTGCCGTCCGGCGTCAGCGTGGACGGGCTCAAGGCCGACCCGCGCGAGATCGCCGAGCTCCCGGCCGCGCTGCGCCCCTCCGTCCTCGACGCCTACGCCTCCTCCATCACCGACGTCTTCGTCTACGCGGCCCCCGTCGCCGTCGTCGGGTTCGTCCTCGCCCTGTTCCTGCGCGAGGACCGGCTGCGGGCGTCCGTGACGGCGCCGGATGCCACGGAGACGCTCGCCAGCAACCCCGTCGAGCGGTCGTCGTACGACGAGGTGTGCCGGGCGCTGTCGGTGCTCGGGTCCCGGGAGGGCCGCCGCGAGATCTACCGGAAGATCACCGCACGGGCCGGCTACGACCTGTTGCCCGCCGCGAGCTGGCTGCTGCTGCGGATCCGGCGGTACGGCTGGGCCGAGCCCGCCGTGCTCGCGGAACGCAGCGCCGTCCCGCTCGACGTGATCATGGCGGCGACCCGGCAGGTCGAGGAGCGCCGCCTCGCCCGCCGCGACGGCATCGACCTCGTCCTCACCGACAGCGGCCAGGTGGCGGCCGAGCGGCTCTCCAAGGCCCGCGAGGACTCCCTCGCCGAACTCCTCGGCGACTGGTGGGGCCCCGACCGCCCCACCGACCTCGTCCGCCTCGTCGAGGAACTCAACGCCGAACTCTGCGGCTCGGACGCGGAACGCCCGCACCACGAGGGAGCGATCACCCGACGGCCGACGACCACGACGACCTCCGGTACGCCGCCCACGCCCCCTGCGGCTCCTACGTCCACGTCAGTCTCTTCGTGA
- a CDS encoding peptidoglycan-binding domain-containing protein — protein sequence MPFASDASAGPDRPDGPSPHSLSLSPSPASPSAGRPGRRRRRRTGLIATLAGTAAAGVMAAAGLASGLFSYDAPERDRALPDDLRASAPDTSPDGEASPVEPPAEGGGGAPAPAPPGGGAASPSPTKSPSPSPSPSQPSGSPSASASASPTQSAPSAGAAGGSSAAGADDSDDSRLVVPQTLRVGDDDPEVTELQLRLNQLGLYNGDIDQNYDSQVEQAVLFYQSSRGITKDKEEPGVYGLVTRERLESETKEP from the coding sequence GTGCCCTTCGCATCCGATGCCTCCGCCGGCCCCGACCGCCCCGACGGCCCTTCCCCGCACTCCCTCTCCCTCTCCCCCTCCCCCGCCTCGCCGTCCGCGGGGCGCCCCGGGCGTCGACGCCGTCGCCGTACGGGACTGATCGCCACCCTCGCCGGGACGGCCGCCGCGGGGGTGATGGCCGCCGCCGGACTCGCGAGCGGACTCTTCTCGTACGACGCCCCCGAGCGGGACCGCGCGCTGCCGGACGACCTGCGGGCGAGCGCGCCGGACACGTCGCCCGACGGGGAGGCGTCGCCGGTGGAACCGCCGGCGGAGGGCGGGGGCGGGGCGCCCGCACCGGCGCCGCCGGGCGGCGGGGCCGCGTCGCCGAGCCCCACGAAGAGCCCCTCCCCTTCCCCTTCGCCGTCGCAGCCGTCGGGCTCGCCGTCGGCGTCCGCCTCGGCGAGCCCGACGCAGAGCGCGCCCAGCGCCGGCGCCGCCGGCGGCTCGTCGGCCGCCGGCGCGGACGACTCGGACGACAGCCGGCTGGTGGTGCCCCAGACGCTCCGCGTCGGCGACGACGACCCCGAGGTGACCGAACTCCAGCTCCGGCTCAACCAGTTGGGCCTCTACAACGGCGACATCGACCAGAACTACGACAGCCAGGTCGAACAGGCCGTCCTCTTCTACCAGAGCAGCCGTGGGATCACGAAGGACAAGGAAGAGCCGGGCGTCTACGGCCTGGTGACCCGGGAGCGGCTGGAGTCCGAGACGAAGGAGCCGTGA
- a CDS encoding antibiotic biosynthesis monooxygenase family protein, translating into MSIVKINVLTVPAEQREVLEKRFASRAGVVESSDGFEWFELLRPVDGTDNYLVYTRWRDEDAFQAWMEGPMKQAHQGGGDRPRPAASDSTVWTFEVLQQTGPKNEA; encoded by the coding sequence ATGAGTATCGTCAAGATCAACGTCCTCACGGTTCCCGCTGAGCAGCGTGAGGTGCTGGAGAAGCGGTTCGCCTCCCGCGCCGGGGTGGTCGAGAGCTCGGACGGCTTCGAGTGGTTCGAGCTGCTGCGCCCCGTCGACGGCACCGACAACTACCTCGTCTACACCCGCTGGCGCGACGAGGACGCCTTCCAGGCGTGGATGGAGGGCCCCATGAAGCAGGCCCACCAGGGCGGCGGCGACCGCCCCAGGCCCGCCGCCTCCGACTCGACCGTCTGGACCTTCGAGGTCCTCCAGCAGACGGGCCCGAAGAACGAGGCCTGA